A genomic stretch from Telopea speciosissima isolate NSW1024214 ecotype Mountain lineage chromosome 7, Tspe_v1, whole genome shotgun sequence includes:
- the LOC122669316 gene encoding probable indole-3-pyruvate monooxygenase YUCCA5: protein MFPVSDQIARRNVWVNGPVIVGAGPSGLAVGACLKEQGVPFVVLERSDCIASLWQKRTYDRLKLHLPKQFCQLPKLPFPEDFPEYPTKNQFIDYLESYSKKFEINPRFNECVQSAKYDETSGLWRVKTVSTTSHSTGRTEVEYICRWLVVATGENAECVTPEIEGISEFGGDVVHACQYKSGEDYRGKRVLVVGCGNSGMEVSLDLCNHNAQPSMVVRSSVHVLPREILGKSTYGLIVMLMKWLPLWLADKLLLIMAWFVLGKIEKYGLKRPKMGPLELKNAEGKTPVLDIGALQKIKSGDIKVVPGVKRFSFGRVELVNGQNIEVDAVVFATGYRSNVPSWLQDSEFFSKNGFPKAPFPNGWKGKAGLYAVGFTKRGLSGASFDAMKIAQDIGKVWKEETKQTKKTLACHRRCTSQF from the exons ATGTTTCCTGTTTCTGATCAAATCGCTCGCCGGAATGTGTGGGTTAATGGTCCGGTCATCGTCGGTGCCGGACCTTCTGGACTAGCTGTTGGTGCCTGTCTCAAAGAGCAAGGTGTACCCTTTGTAGTCCTTGAAAGATCAGACTGCATTGCCTCACTGTGGCAAAAACGCACCTATGATCGCCTCAAACTTCACCTTCCTAAGCAATTCTGTCAACTCCCTAAACTCCCATTCCCAGAAGACTTCCCTGAGTATCCAACCAAGAACCAATTCATTGACTATCTTGAATCCTATTCCAAGAAATTTGAAATCAACCCAAGATTCAATGAGTGTGTTCAGTCAGCTAAGTATGATGAGACTAGTGGGTTGTGGCGTGTTAAGACAGTCTCCACCACCAGCCACAGCACCGGCCGCACTGAGGTTGAGTACATTTGCCGGTGGTTGGTGGTGGCTACAGGGGAAAATGCAGAGTGTGTGACACCTGAAATTGAAGGCATTTCTGAgtttggtggtgatgttgtccATGCCTGCCAATACAAGTCAGGGGAGGATTACAGAGGAAAGCGAGTACTAGTCGTCGGCTGTGGCAATTCCGGCATGGAAGTCAGTCTTGATCTTTGCAATCACAATGCTCAACCATCCATGGTGGTTCGCAGCTCG GTTCATGTATTGCCAAGGGAAATTCTTGGGAAATCTACATATGGATTGATAGTTATGCTGATGAAATGGTTGCCACTTTGGCTAGCAGACAAGCTATTGCTAATAATGGCATGGTTTGTGCTTGGGAAAATTGAGAAATATGGACTGAAAAGGCCAAAAATGGGTCCTTTAGAGCTCAAGAATGCTGAAGGAAAAACCCCTGTTTTGGACATTGGTGCATTACAGAAGATCAAATCTGGTGATATAAAAGTTGTCCCTGGAGTCAAAAGGTTCTCATTTGGTAGAGTTGAGCTTGTTAATGGACAAAATATTGAAGTTGATGCTGTAGTTTTTGCTACTGGATATCGAAGCAATGTTCCTTCTTGGCTGCAG GATAGTGAATTTTTCTCTAAGAATGGATTCCCAAAGGCTCCATTCCCAAATGGGTGGAAAGGCAAAGCTGGGCTTTATGCAGTTGGGTTCACAAAGAGAGGGCTCTCTGGTGCTTCCTTTGATGCTATGAAAATAGCACAAGATATTGGTAAAGtatggaaagaagaaacaaagcaGACAAAGAAGACACTTGCTTGCCATAGGAGATGCACTTCACAGTTCTGA